The following is a genomic window from Rhodothermales bacterium.
CAGCAGTCGCTCCGCGAAAACCGGCTGTCGATCAGCCTCGAAGACGCCCTCGCACCGGACGCACCGGAGGTGGTGCTGTACACCGGCGACGTGATCGTTTTCCCGAGGGATGAACAGACCGTCTACCTGACGGGTAACGTCGTTCAGCCCGGGTATCTGCCCTTTGTCGAGGGCCAGACGGCGGATTACTACATCGCGCGCGCCGGCGGGCAGGCGCCGCTGTCGACGGGCGTATACGTGTTCGAGGCCGGCACCGGCGAAGTGCATACCACCGGCAGCGTGATCGTGCGCCCGGGCGACACCATTTTTGTGAACCGCGTGCCGACCAGCGACAACCCCGAGGTGCAGGCGCTCATCCTGAGCGACCAGGCGTCGCGCCGGCAGGCCGGCATCGCGCGGACGCAGACCGTGATCACCGGTATCACCGCGCTGGTGAGCGTCATTAACACCTATCTGCTGATCCGCGACCGGCTGAATAACTGAGCGGAGCAAGACAACGCACGGATGGAGACGAAACTCAAAAATACCGTTTTCGAGGACCCCTCGACTCAACCTGGCGAGGAGCGTGCGGTATCGGATGTCGTGTGGCATCTTCTGGGCACGCTGATTCGTTGGCGGCGCACGATCCTCCTGGTCACGATCGGCGTGGCGGTAGCCTCCGTGGCGATAAGCCTCACCCTGCCGAAGTGGTATCTGAGCACCACCCGGTTGTTGGCGCCCGAGTCCGCCAGCGCGAGTCCAATCTCGTCGGCCATGCTGCGCAACCTCTCGTCTGCCGCCGCCACGTTTCTGGGGGGCGGCGAAGGGGGCGATTTCGAGCGCTACATCACGATTATGAGCAGCCGGTCGGTGATGGAAAAAGTGGTCACGGAGTTCGACCTGATCGAGGTGTACGAGACACGCGAGAGTGTCGGCCCGGTTGAAGACGCCCTGGAGTTCCTCGCCGGCAACGTAGTCTTTGGGATCGATGCCGAATTCGGATTCCTATCGGTGAGCGTACTCGACCAGGACCCGCAACGGGCGGCTGACATGGCCAATTTCATCGTGGCCGAGTTGAATCAGATGAATATGATGCTTTCGGCGCAAGATGCGTCGAACTTCCGCCGGTTTGTCGAACGCCGGTACCATGAGACCATCGCCGCGCTGGATTCCTTGAAACACGCGACCCAGGCGTTCCAGGAGCGGTACGGCGTGTACAACATCGAGACCCAGGCCTCGGCGTTTATGGAGCAGATGGCGTCGATTCGGAGCGAGGAGATGCTGTACGACATCCAGTACCAGGCCCTCCTGAGCCAGTATGGCCCGGACAACCCCCAGGTGCAGGTTACGCGCAATTCACTGGAGGCCGCGCGGCGCAAGTGGAGGGAGGCGATGGCCGGCAGCGAGGCCATCCTTCCGATCCCTCAGAGTGAAGTGCCGGACGTCATGCGTCAGTACCTCGAGTTGGAGCAAGAAGGGTATATCCAGAAGAGCATACTCGAAGTGGTAGCGCCGATGTATGACCAGGCGCGTTTCCAGGAAGAGCGTGAGTTTGCCTCGGTGCAGGTGGTGGACCCCGCGGTGCCGGCCGTCCGCAAAGCCAAACCTAAGCGGGCGTCGATTGTGCTAGGCGCCACGTTTTCGGCGTTTCTGATTGTCGCCCTCTTTGCGCTGGTGTACGAATGGTGGCAGACCGCCGCCCCGTCGATTGCGCACAACCTGCGCCGAGCGACCGAACGCAGCTCCGAACGCTCCTAAACTCCTTCCGGCGTTGGCACACGTACCGGCCATCTTCCTTGAACCGCAGGCGTTTCGAACCCGTGGCAATCGTATGTTGATTGCGGGATTCGTAGGTGCGTTACTGCTGCTGCTCGCCGTCGTACGGGTCGCGCCGGAGATGGTCAAGTACACCCCGGCTCTGGTGTTTGGCGCCGTAGCCTTTCTGGCCGCCTGGGTTCAACCATCCGTTCGATTTGCCGTGCTGATAGCCGGCTTCGTCGCCCTGACCGACTATGTGCCGGGTATCCAGCTCGCCGAAGTGGCGTACGGGCTTTTCTTCCTCGCCTATCTGGCGCACTGGGGCTACGCGAAGGTGTTGATCGAGCACCGGAAGATCCTCGAGACGCCGGCGGATTTCGGAGTGCTCACCCTGCTGGTTGTGGTCATCTGCTACGTACCCATATCCCTCCTTTTTGGTGCGAATACCGCGGCGCTCGTGGGCGAGCTTTCGGCTTTTGTGTTGTTTGCGATCTATTTCCCGGCCAAAGACGCCATGGTTCGTTTGCGGTATGGGCCGGCCATCGTACTGGGGTGTGTCCTGTTCATCGGTGTGTTTGTTTCTATCCGGAATATCCTTGAGTACAAGACCTTGCTGCTGCATGCGACGCAGGCATGGCAGGTAGCCAAAGGACGTGTCGTCACAAACGACAACATTCTGATGGTCGTCTGCCTCTACAGTCTCACACTGTTTTCCTTCGCGCGGCACGGCATCGCCCGGCTGGGATTACTCGGGTTGTTTCTGATGTTTTTTGCCGCGTTGATCCTTACGCAGAGCCGTGGATACTGGCTCGGTTTTATGCTTGGCGGCCTCATTTTACTGGTCTGGTTGCCGCCGGCGCAGCGGCGCAGACTCATGTTGCTGGCGTTCGGGGCACTGCTTGCCGGCGGCTCGCTGGCGTTCCTGTTTTTCAGCAATGAAGTGGCTGTTGTTATCGCCGGCTTGCTCGATCGGCTCTTTTCCCTCCTGACGGCTACCTCGACCGATATCTCCCTCGTGAATCGCTTTCGGGAAACGGCCGCCGTGTGGGAAATGATCAAAGTAAATCCCGTCCTCGGGTATGGCATGGGCGTCGCCTATCCGTTCTTCGATATCGCACACATGGCCACCGAGACGGACTCGTTTGTCCACAACGGCTATGTAAGCATGTGGTACCGATACGGTCTGCCGGGACTGGGGCTGGTGTTGTGGATCTGGTTTTCTTCCATCCGAAGCGGCATTCGTGCGTTCCGCTTCCGCCATGCGGCGATGACCACCCGGCTGTGCGGACTCGCGAGTGCCGTGACGTTGAGCGCTTTTCTACTCACCACCAACACCTCGAACCCGTTCTACTTAAACGACACGCTGTTCATCTTCGGGTTCTTGCTTGCCGTCTCGCAAGGCGCGCTTTTACGGATTCGTTCTAACGCAGAGGCCCTATGAGCGTGATGTGCCCCTCGTGCGGAAACGCGGCTGTCACCCTCCGCGGACCCATCAGTCCGAGTTATCTTTTCGCCGGCCAGGAGCTGCCCAAATTACTACCTGGAGGCGGGTTGTACGACTGCGGGGTGTGTGCGTTGGCGTTCCGTTTCCCGACACCCCCAAAGGAAAGGTTGGACGCGTTATACCGCACCTGCTCGATCGCCCAGTGGCAATACGACCCCTCGGGACGGTTTGACTGGGTGCTCACGCACCGGCATCTGGAATCCCGGCTGGGAAGTGGGTCGGTTCTGGATATTGGATGTTTCGACGGTGCGTTCCACGAATACCTGGGGTCGACATGGAAGGGCTACGGGATCGAGATCAATCTGGACGCCCGGGCTCGGGCGGTCGAACGCGGCATCACCCTCCTGGGCGACAACGTGACCGATCTGGAGCACGTCACCGGTGAGTTCGACGCAGTTGTTGCGTTCGATGTGTTGGAGCATGTGGTTGATCCGCGCGCCCTCCTCGGGCAGATGGCCGCCCGTACGCGCCCAGGTGGTACCGTGGCCATCGCCTCCGGCAATACGGATGCGCCTTCCTGGAAACTCATGGGCAGCCGGTACTGGTATTGCACGATCCCCGAGCACATGGCTTTTTTGAGCGAGACCTGGTGTCGCCGCGCCGGCATTCACTTCGGACTCGAACTGGTGACGATGGAGCGGTATTGCCACGAGCGCGTACGGGCGCCCCGGCATGTCGTGCACGAACTGGCGTCGAATCTGCTCTATCGTTTCTTCCCCGGTGTATTCGCGTTCCTGCGCTCGGCCGGCGTTGGCGATAAGGATGCCTCGGCCCATGAAGCGCTCAAACATTACCCGCCGACCTGGACGACCGCCCGCGACCACGTGGTAGCGGTCTATAAAAAACCATGATCGAAAAACGCCGGGTGAACCTCAATGCGGCCGCCTCTGCGCTGCAAGTGCTCATCGGGGGCGTCACGCTCTTTCTACTGTATCGTTATTTGCTCCAGGAACTCGGTGAGGCCAGCGTCGGCGTGTGGTCCCTGGTGTTAGCCACGACGTCCGCCGCCAGCATTGCCAACCTGGGTCTGGCGTCGAGCACTATCAAGTTCGTCTCACAACACCTCGCGCGACAGAACCGGCCGTACGCCGTCTCGATCGTCGAAACGGCTACAGTGACGGTAGCCGGCGTGCTCGCCGTGACCCTACTGGCGGCCTACCCCCTGTTAGTGCGTGTGTTACCGCTCCTCATCGACGACCCGAGTTATCTGGCGGCCGGCATCGATCTGGTGCCGTATGCGTTAATCTCGTTCTGGGTGACGTCGGTAACCGGCGTCCTGCAATCCAGCATCGATGGGTGTCAGCGGGTCGACCTGCGCAGTTACTCGGTGGCCGCCGGCAGCGTGATCTACCTGGCCATGGCGTATGCCCTGGTGCCGGGGAGCGGACTCATCGGCCTGGCATACGCCCAGCTTATACACGCGGCCTGGCTGTGGATCTCGGCCTATGGAATCCTGAGGAGGCTGCTGCCGGAGCTGGCCTGGGTCCGGTGGACCTGGCGAAAGGAGCCTTTCCGTGAGATGCTTTCCTATACGCTAAAATTCCAGGTGATCTCACTTTCCCAGCTGTTGCTCGAGCCCGTGACCAAATCCTTCGTATCGCGATTCGGTGGACTGGAAACGCTCGCCTATGTGGAACTGGCCCATCGCATGGTCTTTCAGTTTCGATCACTCGTCGCCACCGCGCATCGGGCGATCGTCCCGACGATCGCCCATCTGACGGAGACCGCGCCGGCCTATCTGCGCAAACTGTACGTCGCGTCGTTCCGGCTCCTGACGTATATCATCGTCGGCGTGATGCCCCTGCTGATTTCCCTGTCGCCATGGATATCGCGGCTCTGGATCCAGGAGGTAGAGCCCGTATTCGTCATCAGCGCCGGCGTATTGTACGTCGGGTGGTTTTTAAATCTGATGGCCAACCCGGCCTATTTCGCCAATCTGGGCAGCGGGGCCCTGTACTGGAATGTCGTTGCGCACCTTGGCATGGGGGCGTTTAATGTGCTGGCCGGGTATGTTTTGGGATCGATGTACGGCTGGTTGGCCGTCGTAATCGTACTGGCCGTATCGATCATCGGAGGTAGCGCGGTTATTGCGATTGCGTACCAGCGTGAGCAGGGCATCCGTCCGGGCGAGTTGATCGACGGACCGACCCTCTTGCTGATTCTTGCGGCCGCGGCCGGCAGTGCCGCGGCGCTGGGTGTCGACCGCTGGGCTTCGCCCCATGTGGGTTATCTGGGGCAAGGGATCGCGGTCGGAGGGGTGTATGTAGCCATCGTCGCACTGCCCCTGCTTCGACATCCTGTGCTGAAGGACATTCAGCGGTGGTTCCGCCGGAGCGGCCAACCGCCCGCGACGGCATGACCGAGACGAGCCCAATGACGCGTCCCCACCTCATGGTATTCGACGTAGCAACCGGCGGGCATCACGGCATGTTCGTCCAGCACCTGGTGGAAGCCTGGCTGGCGCGAGAACAGGAGCGCCAGCTGGTACTCGTCGTCGCACCCCACTTTCTGGACGTCCACCGCGAGCTGGCCGGAGTGATCGCTCGTGCGCCGGCGCATCTTGTCCGTGTAGAAGCCATCGATGGCCCCATCCCTTCCCCTGGCGTCTCGCCGGCTGATCTGATCAGATACGACCTGTCCCAGGGCGCGATTTTCCGTCGCTTCGTGGACCGCGTACAGCCGAAGTGGTGCCTGTTGATGCAGTTCGATTTCCTGCAGCTACATCTCATCCTGGGCAAGTCCCCGCTTCACCGTCCACGCATAGCCGGCATCTATTTCCGCCCCTCTTTTCACTACGCCGCGCTGACGGGTATGCGGCCTTCGTGGCGGGAGCGGCTGAACGATGCGCGGAAACGCCTGACCCTGAAACGGGCGCTCCACAATCCGTTGTTCGACACGCTCTTCTCCCTGGACCCGTTTGTCGTCCCGGAAATCGATTCCTGGCAAACGGGTACGACGGTGCTGGCTCTACCCGATGGCTATACGCCTCCGGTCCAGGCTCCCGTAGCTGTTTCCCATAGCATCGATTCTGGCCGGCAGATCGTCCTGACCTACGGCTCACTTGCCGAGCGAAAGGGGATATTCTCCGTGCTTGAAGCCCTGCCCCATGTACCCGACACCCTGCAGCGCCGCCTCGCCGTCGTATTCGCCGGCCGGGTCCACGAACCGGACAGCGCGGCATTTCGTGGAGCGATCGCACGGGCCGAACGCACCTCGCACGTACAAATCGTCGTCGATGACCGCTTCTTGCCAGAACCTGAACTGGCGGCCTGGATCGATGCGGCGGCGCTGCTCCTGGTGGCGTATCGTCACCATATCGGCTCCAGTAATGTGCTGATCCGGGCGGCGGCGGCCGGCAAACCCGTGGTTGGATCCGATTATGGCCTTGTAGGCGAGCAGATTCGCCGGCACCGGCTTGGGCTGGCCGTAAACGCCAACGACCCGGCCTCCCTCGCCGCCGCGCTGACCGACATGCTGGAGACGCCAGGTCGTCATTTCGACCCCGCCGAAGCCTCGCGCTTCTCGGAGGCCAATACCGCCACCGCGTTTGCAGAAACCATCCTGAATCGATTAACGTAGCCCCACGCGCAATTATACTCCTGGCCCATGACCGCTTATCCCTTTTATTCGCCGCTTACGGACACTTACTGATGGCTGCTCCGCCCATCTTCTACTTCGCCCGCATGCTCCCGGCCTACCGGCATGCCGTCATGGAGCGCCTGAACGAACGCCTCGACGGCCGGCTCGTGGTGGTCTACGGGCAGCCGCCGGCCGGCAATCCTGTCCTTAGCAAGGAGGTCGAAGGATCGTTCCGGCGCGTGGTGCGGCGTAACCTCTGGTTTCGGGACACCACTCTCCACGCGCAATACTTCAAGGATGTCTTTTCGACCTTCGGCGATCCCGCGGTGGTCATCGCCGAAGAATCCCCCCGATCCATCACCCTGCCGTGGCTGCTGCGGTATGCCCGCCACCGCGGCGCGGCGCGGGTCCTCTGGGGGATGTTTTTTTCGATGAAACGATCCCTCGAAAAACCGAATCTCTTCGACCGCTACCGCCTCACCATGGCCCGAAACGTCGAAGCCTGCATCTGCTACAGCCGGCTCACGCGAGACCACCTCGCGCAGGCCGTCCCCGAAGAGCGGCTCTTCCTGGCGCAAAACACTCTCGACACCGACACGCTCTTCGCGCTCCGACGCACGCTCGAAGCCGAAGGGCGAGACGCCGTCCGACGCCGGCTTGGACTCGACGCAGACCGCCCCGTCTATGTCTACATGGCCCAGCTGATCGCCGACAAGGGCCCCCGCGCCCTGCTCGACATCTTTGCCCGGCTGCGCCGTGACGGGCCGGCGACGCTGTTCGTGATCGGCGGCGGCCCGCAGGAAGCGCCGATGAAACGACAGGCCGAGCGTCTGGGCCTGAAAGACATCTATTTTCTGGGCGCGATGCCCCATTTCGAGGCATCCGCCCCCTATCTTTTTGCGGCGGACGCGTTGTTGATGCCGGGCTATGTCGGCCTCGTCATCAACCACGCCTTCGCGATGGGGCTCCCGATCGTCGCCCCCGAGCCGCCCGAGGATCGGCTCTTCCATGCCCCCGAGATCGAGTCGCTCGTGCACGGTCAAAACGGGATGATGCCCCCCTGGAACGACGTGGACGCCTTTGTCGGCGCGACACGGCATGTCATCGCCCATCGAGCCGATTTTTCGCGGCATGCGATCGACTATGCCGAACGCCACCTTACCCTGGACCAGATGGTCGATGGGATGGTGGACGCGATTCGTTACGCCGAGGCGCATCGCCCATGAACCGAATACAACGACCCATCCATCGCCTCTGTGTGCAGTGGACCCGGCTTGGGCCCTACCATCTCGCACGCCTGGCCGCCTCGCACGCGGCGGGTGAAGCCAGCGGGCGCCGCGTGATCGCGCTCGAAACGGCCGGCGGAGATACCACCTATGCGTGGCAACAAGAACGCGGCGAGACGCCTTACCCTCGCGAAGTGATTTTTCCCGACCGGAACTATGAAGAGCTGGATTCCGCCTCCATCCACCGGGGGGTGACCGTCGCGCTCGATCGTATCGACCCCGACGCCGTCGCCATCACGAGCTACAGCACGCCCGACGCGCGCGCCTGCCTGCTCTGGTGCCGGCGCCACGGCCGGCCGGCCATCCTCATGACCGAAACCAAGGAGGACGACGCCGACCGCATCTCCTGGCGAGAGGTCGTCAAACAATCGCTCGTCGGGCTCTACGACGCCGCGCTCGTGGGTGGCGCGCCGCAGCGCGCGTACCTCGAGAAGCTCGGCATGCCGGCCAAGGCCATTTTCCTCGGCTTCGACGCCGTCGACAACCGCTTTTTCGCCGACGGGGCCGATGCGGCGCGCGCCTCGCCGGAGTCCTGCCGGCACCTGGCCGGCCTCGCGGACCCTTCCCCGTTTTTCCTGGCATCCAACCGCTTTATCCCGCGAAAAAATTTAGGCCGGCTCATCGAGGCCTATGGCCAGTATCGCCGGCAGGAGGCAGCGCCCTGGCGGCTCCTCCTGCTGGGCGATGGACAAGAACGGCCGGCGCTGGAAGCGCTTGTTCGTGCGCTGGGCATCGAAGGCGTCGAATTCTGTGGATTCCAGCAGATAAACGCCTTGCCGGCGTATTACGGGCGTGCCGGCGCCTTCATCCACCCCGCGCTCGTGGAGCAATGGGGCCTTGTCGTCAACGAGGCGATGGCGGCCGGCCTGCCCGTGCTGGTTTCCGAGCGCGCCGGCTGCGCGCCGGACCTGGTCCGCCAGGGGGTCAACGGATTTACGTTCGACCCCCTGAATACCGCCGAACTGGCCCGCCTCCTGGGCGTTATCTCCAGGTCCGCGCACGATCGTGCCGGCTGGGGGGCGGCGTCCCGCGTCATTGTCGCAGAGTGGTCACCCGGGCGGTTCGCGTCCGGGCTCTGGGCGGCCGCCGATGCGGCGGCGCTTCGACGCACGGCGGGAGCGCCCCTCAGCCTTGCGCTCCTCTGGACCATTCAGCGCCTCGGCCGGCGCGTTCACTCGTTCCACTCCCTGCGCGACTGATGCGCCTCCTCGTCCACGACTACGGCGGCTACGCCTTCCCCTACCAGCTCAGCCTGGAGCTCGCCCGACGAGGCCACTTCGTGTGCCACGCCTACTGCGCCGACCTCGTCACCACCCCTCCGGGGGTGCCCGAAGAGGCCGACGAGCCCATCAACCTGTCCGTCGAACCGATCTCCCTCGGCGCGCCCCTCCAGAAATACGACTTCTTCACGCGCTGGCGGCAGGAGCGGGCCTATGGCCGGCTCATCGCCCGACAAGCGCTCGAATTCGGGCCGGACGTGGTGCTCTCCGCCAATACCCCCCTCGATGCCCAGCGCCGCCTCCTGACCGTCTGCGCCCGCGAGGGCGTCCCGTTTGTGTTCTGGCTCCAGGATCTCCTGGGCGTCGCGGCGCACCGTATCCTGCGCGAACGCATCCCCGTGATCGGCGCACTCATCGGAAGCCATTACCTGCGGATGGAGCGCCGGCTGCTGCGCCAGAGCCAGGCCGTCGTCGCCATCACGCCGGCGTTCCAGACGCTCCTGGGCGACTGGGGCATCCCCCGGAAAACGACGCATGTCATCGGAAACTGGGCGCCGCTGGACCGGCTGCCGGTCGGTGAAAAAACGAACGCATGGAGCGAAGAAGCCGGCCTGGAATCGACGTTCAACTTCCTCTACGCCGGCACGCTGGGGATGAAGCACAACCCGGAACGCCTGCTGGAACTCGCCCGCGCGTTCGCCGATCAACCGGAGGTCCGCATCCTCGTTGCCTCCCAGGCGCAGGGCGCCGGCTGGATCCAGGGTCGAGCCGCCGCCGAAGGCCTCGGCAACGTGGTGGTTCTCCCCTACCAGTCGGTTGATGCCCTCCCGGCCATGCTCGCCGCGGCGGATGTACTCGTGGCGCTGCTCGAACCAGACGCCGGCCTGTTTTCGGTGCCGTCGAAGGTCCTGGCCTATCTTTGCGCGGAACGCGCGTTGCTGCTTGCCGTACCCGGCGACAACGCCGCCGCCCGGATCGTGCGAGAGTCCGACGCCGGCCTCGTCGTGGAGCCGTCGGACGCCGCCGGCTTCGTCGATGCCGCGAAGCGCCTCTATGCCGACTCAGCCCTGCGCGTGGAGATGGGCCGGCGCGCCCGCGCCCACGCCGAGAAGGCCTTCTCGATCGATGCTATCGCCACCCGGTTTGAGGAGATCCTCGAGCAATCGAACGCCGCCCCAGCGGCCGGCGCCCCATGACCCGCATCGCTGTCGCCGGATACTTCCCGCCCCCGATCACGGGGCAAACGATGGCCACCGAACGCCTCGCCGCGTTGCTCGAAGACGTGTTTCGGGTGGATCGGATCGCCCTCAACGAGGGGCACGACGAGCAGGTTGAAACGAGGCCAGGGATACGTCTGGGTAAGATCCGCGGCTACCTCCACGCCGGCCGCCAGCTGCGGGCCGCGTTTCGAGCTACTCCTCCGGATGTCCTGCTGTGGCCGGCCGTGTCGCCCAAACTGCTTGGCCATATACGCGACCTCATGGCGGTGATGCCGGCCTTGCCGCTGGCGGCACGCCGATACGGAGTGGTCCACTGGGGCAATTTCGCCACGCTCTTCGAATCCCCCCTCACCCGGTTCACGGCCCGCCGGCTTGTCCGGGCGCTCGACGGCTTCGTCTTTCTGAATCCGTCCCTCGCGGAACGCTGCGCCGCATGGATCCCCGCGCACAAACGATTCGCGATTCCGAACACGATCGACGACACACTCTGTTTCAGCGACGCGGAGATCGCCGGCAAGCAAGAAGACCGCCGGCGCCACGAACGGCCCCTGCGCCTCTTGTTTCTGAGCAACATGATTCCATCGAAGGGGTACGACGACGTGGTCGAAGCCACGGCGCTCCTTCATGCACGCGAAATCCCAGTGGAACTGCGGCTTGCAGGGCGCTGGATCGACGGCGCGGATCGGCGCGCGTTCGAGACGCGCACCGCCGGCGAACTGGCGTCGTGTGTTACGCACCTGGGGCCACTGACCGACCGAAACGCCATACGCGCGCTCCATCAATGGGCGGATGTGTTCGTATTCCCCACCTATTATCCTACCGAGGCCCAGCCGCTGGCGTTGCTCGAAGCCATGAGTGCCGGCACCCCCATCGTCACGACGGCGCACGCCGGCATCCCCGACATGCTGGCGGCCGGCCGCGAGGCGCTTTTTGTCCCGCCCCGCGACCCCGAGGCCATCGCCGGCGCGGTCATGGACGTTCAAGATGCCGAACCATGGCAGCGCCACTCGGAGGCTGTTCGCCGGCGGTTCCTGGCGGATTTCAGCCCGGAGGCCGTCCGCCGACAGTGGACGGCGCTGGTGGCCGGCGCCGCGCCCGACTCCCATTAACACCCCGCAGCCACCATGGCGCAGTTGCTCCAACGCCCCCCCTCCACGCTGACCGCCGCGATCCGCCTCGGCTGGCTGGCGGGCGTGCTCTTGTGGGTCGCGCTTCCTGCCCGTGCGCAGTCGTGGACCTACGAGGCCGGCATCAGCGCCACGGCCGCCACCGAACGGACGCTTCCTTTCTGGCTCGCTACTAATCGGTATGGGACTGTGGATCCCACAAGCGCCAATGCCCTGGCGAGCGGCCGTGTGGGGTACGCCCGCCGTCTGTCCGACCGGGTCGACTACACCGTGGGCGCCCGGGTGCTGGCCCGCGCATCGGACAACGCCGCTTTTTATCTGCATGAGCTCTTCGGGCATGTGCGCTACGCGGACCTCTTGCTGAGCGCCGGCTTGTTCGAAGACCAGTACGGCATGGTCGATACCCGGCTGTCCCTCGGCTCCATGATCTGGAGCCGCAACACCACCCCCATGCCCAAGATCGTCGTGCAGACGAAGGGGTTCATTACCGTCCCCCGAACGCGCGAATTCCTGGCCGTACGCGCGCGGTTTGGGCACGGCTGGTTTCCCCGGAGCGCCTTTGTCGACCGCGCCCTGCTGCACGAGAAGTACCTGTATCTTCGCCTGTTTTCGGAAGAGTCGCCCGTGCGGTTGTTTGGGGGCGTAATCCACAACGTCGTCTGGGGCGGCGTGCACCCCGTCGAGGGAGACCTCGCAACCGGGGCGATCGATTTCGTGCGCGTGGTGATGGCCCGCGCCGGCGACGACCTCCAGTTCGAGGCGGATAATTCGCTGGGCAACACGGTCGCGGCCTACGACACCCGGGCGGAGATCGATCTCGATCGCGTCGATATCGCCGTCTATCGTCAGTTTTATATCGAAACCGGCTCCTCGCTCCTGTTCAGGAACGCGATCGACGGCCTCTGGGGGCTCCGCCTGGATTTTAAGCAGCCCATCGGTCCGTTCGATGCGGTGCTGTGGGAACACGCCAACACAAAAAAGCAGAGCCAGCGAGCCGGCACGACCGACACCCGGGGCCGGGATACCTATTACAATAACGCCCTTTACCGGGATGGCTGGACGTACCGGGGCCGGACGATCGGCCTGCCCCTGTTGCGTACCGATGGTGTCCGCCCGGGCGTCATCAACAACATCCTGGTCGCCCACCACGTCGGGGTGTCCGGCCATCTGAGCCCCTCGTTTCCCGTTCTTCTGATGGCCACGTACAGCCGAAACTACGGCGCCGGCAACATCTGCGCGGAT
Proteins encoded in this region:
- a CDS encoding glycosyltransferase — its product is MNRIQRPIHRLCVQWTRLGPYHLARLAASHAAGEASGRRVIALETAGGDTTYAWQQERGETPYPREVIFPDRNYEELDSASIHRGVTVALDRIDPDAVAITSYSTPDARACLLWCRRHGRPAILMTETKEDDADRISWREVVKQSLVGLYDAALVGGAPQRAYLEKLGMPAKAIFLGFDAVDNRFFADGADAARASPESCRHLAGLADPSPFFLASNRFIPRKNLGRLIEAYGQYRRQEAAPWRLLLLGDGQERPALEALVRALGIEGVEFCGFQQINALPAYYGRAGAFIHPALVEQWGLVVNEAMAAGLPVLVSERAGCAPDLVRQGVNGFTFDPLNTAELARLLGVISRSAHDRAGWGAASRVIVAEWSPGRFASGLWAAADAAALRRTAGAPLSLALLWTIQRLGRRVHSFHSLRD
- a CDS encoding glycosyltransferase family 4 protein produces the protein MRLLVHDYGGYAFPYQLSLELARRGHFVCHAYCADLVTTPPGVPEEADEPINLSVEPISLGAPLQKYDFFTRWRQERAYGRLIARQALEFGPDVVLSANTPLDAQRRLLTVCAREGVPFVFWLQDLLGVAAHRILRERIPVIGALIGSHYLRMERRLLRQSQAVVAITPAFQTLLGDWGIPRKTTHVIGNWAPLDRLPVGEKTNAWSEEAGLESTFNFLYAGTLGMKHNPERLLELARAFADQPEVRILVASQAQGAGWIQGRAAAEGLGNVVVLPYQSVDALPAMLAAADVLVALLEPDAGLFSVPSKVLAYLCAERALLLAVPGDNAAARIVRESDAGLVVEPSDAAGFVDAAKRLYADSALRVEMGRRARAHAEKAFSIDAIATRFEEILEQSNAAPAAGAP
- a CDS encoding glycosyltransferase family 4 protein, whose translation is MTRIAVAGYFPPPITGQTMATERLAALLEDVFRVDRIALNEGHDEQVETRPGIRLGKIRGYLHAGRQLRAAFRATPPDVLLWPAVSPKLLGHIRDLMAVMPALPLAARRYGVVHWGNFATLFESPLTRFTARRLVRALDGFVFLNPSLAERCAAWIPAHKRFAIPNTIDDTLCFSDAEIAGKQEDRRRHERPLRLLFLSNMIPSKGYDDVVEATALLHAREIPVELRLAGRWIDGADRRAFETRTAGELASCVTHLGPLTDRNAIRALHQWADVFVFPTYYPTEAQPLALLEAMSAGTPIVTTAHAGIPDMLAAGREALFVPPRDPEAIAGAVMDVQDAEPWQRHSEAVRRRFLADFSPEAVRRQWTALVAGAAPDSH
- a CDS encoding capsule assembly Wzi family protein, with the protein product MAQLLQRPPSTLTAAIRLGWLAGVLLWVALPARAQSWTYEAGISATAATERTLPFWLATNRYGTVDPTSANALASGRVGYARRLSDRVDYTVGARVLARASDNAAFYLHELFGHVRYADLLLSAGLFEDQYGMVDTRLSLGSMIWSRNTTPMPKIVVQTKGFITVPRTREFLAVRARFGHGWFPRSAFVDRALLHEKYLYLRLFSEESPVRLFGGVIHNVVWGGVHPVEGDLATGAIDFVRVVMARAGDDLQFEADNSLGNTVAAYDTRAEIDLDRVDIAVYRQFYIETGSSLLFRNAIDGLWGLRLDFKQPIGPFDAVLWEHANTKKQSQRAGTTDTRGRDTYYNNALYRDGWTYRGRTIGLPLLRTDGVRPGVINNILVAHHVGVSGHLSPSFPVLLMATYSRNYGAGNICADAACLNGTSEITDRRDQLALLVQLSARPLREKNLYVDAAVAADVGPFAPESFGLSMGVRWTGVLNHSRPASRL